The sequence below is a genomic window from Deinococcus sp. Marseille-Q6407.
CTGAGTGGCATGGAAGCCCAGGCTGAAACGGGCGAACTGCCCGGCTACGCCCACGAGGACTGCCGCCGGGCCAGCGTACAGGACAGCGACACTGCCATTGACCCCGGCACCGAGGAGCTGAGCGAGGAAACCACCCGGGCGCACTGGCGGCACGCGCTGACGGTGCTGCGCCGCGCCGAGTACGAGCTGAGCGTTATCAACAACATGGGGTTCCCCGACTACTTCCTGATCGTGGCCGATTACATCAACTGGGCCAAGGACCAGAACATCTCGGTGGGCCCCGGCCGTGGGTCCGGTGCAGGGTCGCTGGTGGCTTACGCCATGCGCATCACCAACCTCGACCCGCTGGAATTCGACCTGCTGTTCGAGCGCTTCCTTAACCCCGACCGCGTTTCGATGCCCGACTTCGATATCGACTTCAACGATGCCCGCCGCATGGAAGTGGTGGAGTATGTGCAGCGCAAGTACGGTGAGGACAAGGTGGCCCAAATCGCCACTTTCGGAACCATGTCGTCCAAAGCCTGCCTCAAGGACGTGGCCCGCGTGATGAGCGTGGAATACGGCAAGGTGGACAAGGTCTCCAAGCTGATTCCGGTCAAGTTCGGCAAAAGCTACTCGCTGGAGCAGGCCCGCGAGGCGGTGCCCGACATCGCCCAGATGCTGGAAGCCGACGAGGAACTCAAGACCGCTTACGAGTTCGCGCAGCGCCTGGAAGGCCTGACCCGCCATGCCTCGGTGCACGCCGCCGGAGTGGTGATCGGCCGCGAGGAACTGACCAATCTGGTGCCGGTGATGCGCGATACTTCCGGCAGCGGCATCGTCTGCCAGTACGACATGAAGTCGGTGGAAGACATCGGCCTGATCAAGATGGATTTCCTGGGCCTGCGGACCCTGTCGTTCCTGGACGAAGCCCGCCGCATCCTGCGCGAGTCCAAAGGGCTGGAGATGGATTTCGACACCATCCCTTTCGACGACGAGAAGACCTTCGACCTGATGAGCCGCGGCGACACCAAGGGCGTCTTTCAGCTGGAAGGGGCCGGCATTGCCGACGCCAGCCGCCGCCTGCGCCCGCGCCGCTTGGCCGACATCATCGCGCTCTCGGCGCTCTACCGCCCCGGCCCAATGGAGAACATCCCCACCTACGTGCGCCGGCACCACGGCCAGGAGGAAGTCACCTACGAGGATTTTCCCACCGCCGAGAAGTGGCTGGAACCGATTCTGCGCGAAACCTACGGCATTCCGGTGTATCAGGAGCAGATCATGCAGATCGCGTCCGACGTGGCCGGCTACAGCCTGGGCGAGGCCGACCTGCTGCGCCGCGCGATGGGCAAGAAGATTGCCGCCGAAATGCAAAAGCAGCGGGTGCTGTTCGTGGAAGGCGCCGGTAAACGGGGTGTGCCGGACAGCGAGGCCAACAAACTGTTCGACCTGCTAGACGCCTTTGCCAACTACGGCTTCAACAAGTCGCACTCGGCAGCTTACGGGGTCATCACCTACCAGACCGCCTGGCTGAAGGCCAACTACCCGGTGGAGTTCATGGCCGCGCTGCTGACAGTGGAACGCCGCGACTCGGACAAGGTGGCCGAGTACGTCTCGGACGCCCACAAGATGGACGTGCGGGTGCTGCCGCCCGACATCAACCGCTCCAGCGCCGACTTTGCGGTGGCTGGCGAGGAAATCTATTTCGGGCTCTATGCCATCAAGGGCCTGGGCGAAAGCGCCGTGCAGCGTATTCTGGAAGAACGCGAGCGCGGTGGGGCTTATCACTCGCTGGCCGATTTCGCCTCGCGCATCGACAACAAGACCTGTAACCGCAAGGGCCTGGAAAGCCTGATCAAGTCCGGCGCTTTCGACGCTTTCGGCGAGCGCCGGCAGCTGCTCGAATCGCTGGAAGACGCCCTCAAGTGGGCGGTCAAGGCGGCCCGGGACGCCAGCAACGGCATGGATTCGCTGTTCGGCGCCGAGACGGTGCTGCCCGAGCCGGAGCTGAAGACAGACGTGGAGCCTTTCACCGAACTGGAACGCCTCGCCGCCGAGAAAGAGGCGCTGGGCCTTTACATTTCCGGCCACCCGCTGGAACAGCACGAAGGCCTGCGTGAAGCGGCCAGCTGCCGCATTGCCGACCTCGACAGCTGGTTCGAGGTGCAGCCGCGCAAAGGCAAGCGCATCAAGGCAGTCTTGGCCGGCATGATTGAGGGCGTGCAGAAGAAACCCACCAAGTCGGGCGGCATGATGGCCCGCTTCATCCTGGCCGACGAATCTGGGCAGATCGAGCTGGTGGCCTTTTCCCGCGCCTATGACCGCATCGAACACAAGCTGGTCAACGATACGCCGGGCCTGGTGATTGTGGAGCTGGAAGCCGAGGACGGCGGCCTGCGCGCCATTGCCGAGGAAATCGTCAGTATCGAGCAGCTGGAGGACGTGCCCAAGGTGATGTACGTGAATATCGATCTGGAAAGCGCTGACCCCGACGCCGTGGGCGAATTCCAGAGCATTCTGGACGAACACGCCGGCCCGATGCCCACCTACCTGCGCCTGGAAACGCCCGAGCAGTTCGTGCTGTACCAGCTGGAACACAACATGGGCAGCCCGGCGGCCATCCGCGCTCTGAACGACACTTTCGCCTGGGCCAATGCGTACCTCGCCTACGACCAGCAGACCATTCTGGGCCGCTTCGCGCCCAAGCCGCCCGCCTGGATGAACCGCAAGCAAGCCATGCAGGCATAAGCAACGGGGGCTGAGCCGGTAGAGGGGTGAAGGCCGGCCGGCTCCGCCTCTGCGCCCGCTACACTACGTCTCATGAACCCCACCGATGTTCTCTCGATGCTGCTGACCGAAATCGGCTGGAACCTGGCCGTCTGGGTGCCCACGCTGCTGCTCAGTGTGCTGTTTATCCGCCTGGTGCTGGGCGTGCCGTTCCGTGAAATGGTGGCCGAAATCGAAGACCGCCAGACGGCCGCCATCGGCGCAGTGTTCTTCTGGGCCTCGCTGGGCTTCGCGCTGCTGTTCAGCCGCATGGTGGAAACACCGGGCCAGCTGCACAACCTGCCCTGGTCCCAGGCTTTCGCCTGGCTGGGGCTGGCGGTGGGCCTGTCGCTGTTCCTGTTCAGCGTGGGGGTCTGGGCTGTGTTCGGTGTGCTGTCGCGCCGCCGTCACGAAAGCATCTCGGCCTACCTGCGCCGCGAGCTGCGCGACGAGCACAACCTGGCGCTGTCTTTTATCCTGGGCGCCCTGTTTCTGGTGCCGGTGGTGGTCGCCTATCACGTGACGCTCTAAGGCGGCGGCTCTGCTGACTGTCTCGGGGAAAAGTGGAATGGCAGAGCGAGGGGAGAGGAGCTGCATGAAGTGCCCATCTGATCTGTTTGCTCGGCTGCTGTTCCTGGCTGGTGCAGCACTGTTTCCGCAGGCTCAGGCCTTGTCCCCACAGGTGGCGCCTTTCGTTCCGGCTGGATATTCGGTCATTCAGGGCAAGGCAGTAGACCTGGACGGCGACGGCCGCCCGGACCGTGTACTGGCGCTGGAAGACACCCGCAGTGAGCAGGGCGACCGCATCCTGCTGCTGTTGCGGGGCACCCCTGCGGGCTTTCGCCTCTGGGCACAGGCGGCCCCGGACGTGCTGCTGTGCCGGCAATGCGGCGGCGCTTGGGGCGATCCCCTGGACAGCTTGCAGGCTGGCCGGGGCTGGCTGCGTGTCAATCATTACGGGGGCTCCCGGTGGCGCTGGTCCATCTCGCAGACCTTTGGACTGCAGCAGGGCCGCTGGCGGCTGACTGGGTTCCAGCGCACCTCTTTTGATGCCCTTGGCACCTCCGAAACCAGTGTTCAGGTGCCGCCGGCCGAATGTCAGAACACGGAACTGAGCCAGCTGGTCTGCGGTCTTCCTGTCACTGGAGCGGGTCAGTGGCGGGTCCGTAGCCCACGCGCTTTCTTTTACCGCTCTCCCAGCTCGGCCGCCCGCGCCGGGCAATATGTGGTGGCGGGGCAGCGGGTCAACGTTTACCGGCGGTACCGCACCTTCGCTGAGGCCGAATTTGTGCCGGGGAATGGCCCCAGTACCATTGGCTTCCTGCGCCTGTCTGATCTGACCCCCTGAGCCGGAGCTTCCGGGCTGTTCTTAGGGTTGCAGCATCTCCTTGAGCGCCAGTGCATTGCCCACGCCTGCCCCGGCCGCCGTATTGTCAAAGATGACCCAGATGTCCTGGGCGGTGCAGTGCCGCACCTGGGTGGCCAGTGCATCTAGCGCAGGCGGCTCGTAGGCGGAGTAATACATACGCGGCGAACCGTGCCAGCGGTAGTAGGCCGTCTGCGGGTCGCCGCCAGGCTGTGCCGCCGCCTCGCCGACCCGCTTGGGTGCCGGGTCGGCTGCCACCCGCCCAATCTGGTGCTCGGTCAGTGCCGCTTCAGCTTCAGGCGTAAACCAGCCGGAATGGCGTGGCTCGCAGACAGTGGGCACGCTTATCTGTGAGCGCAGATTCTCGAAAAAGGCGTGGGCCGTTCCCGCATCAAAGTCAAGGCTCGGCGGTAGCTGTACCAGCAAGCATCCCAGCTTGCCTCCCAGGCCGCTCACCTGTTCCAGAAAGGCCGCCAATTCTGCTTCGCTCCCCTTCAGGCGAGCGGTATGGGTGATGGCTTTGGGCACCTTGACGCTAAAGCGGAACTGTGCAGGCGTACTGGCAGCCCAGCGCTCGTAGGTGCTACGGCGGTGTGGCCGGTAAAAGGATATGTTGATCTCTACCGCGTCGAGCCGGCTGGCATACCGCTCCAGTACACTTCCGGGCAGCTCCACAAAATCTGAGCGTCCGCTTGCCACGCTCCAGCCTGCGCACCCGGCCTTGACAGGGACCAGTTCTGTATCTGTTCTGCTCATGCTTTCAGTCTGTCTAATCGGGCAGATGGCAACGCAATCTCGCTTCATCCTGGCTGGTTTTTTCTTGACTAGAGCTGGATAAGCGGCAGCCTAAAACCTTTGCTGGACGGCATTTCTCGGCTGTTTTACCTGTTTCTGGTCCAGAGTTCATGCCCAGGGGTTGACACACTGGAGCAGGACTTGTATAGTTTCTGAGCCTCAGTTGAGGCGGGCAGCATGACAAACGAAGAGCAATGCGAGAACAAGAGCATTAATCCTGTTTTAAACACCGAGTCGCACCTGTAAGGTGCAGATGAAGTTTTGAAATCTTGATGGGTCAAGATACTAAGGGCCCACGGTGGATGCCTTGGCACTGGAGCCGATGAAGGACGCGATTACCTGCGAAAAGCCTGGATGAGCCGGAGATAGGCGTTGATCCCAGGATGTCCGAATGGGGAAACCCACCCGCAAGGGTACTTCTGCTTGCAGAAGAGGGAACTCAGGGAACTGAAACATCTCAGTACCTGAAGGAAGAGAAAGAGAATTCGATTCCGTGAGTAGCGGCGAGCGAAACCGGAAGAGCCCAAACCGAAACGTTTACGTTTCGGGGTTGTAGGACCAGTTTTTAAGATTCAGATCGTTTACCTGAAGCTGCTGGAAAGCGGCACCACAGAAGGTGATAGTCCTGTAAGGGAAAAGTGATCTGACTGTACTGGCACCTGAGTAGGTCGTTGTTCGTGAAACGATGACTGAATCCGCGCGGACCACCGCGCAAGGCTAAATACTCCCAGTGACCGATAGCGCATAGTACCGTGAGGGAAAGGTGAAAAGAACCTCGGAAGAGGAGTGAAAGAGAACCTGAAACCGTGGGCTTACAAGCAGTCATGGCTCCTTATGTGAGTTATGGCGTGCCTATTGAAGCATGAGCCGGCGACTTAGACCTGTGTAGCAAGCTTAAGTCGAAGACGGAGGCGGAGCGAAAGCGAGTCCGAATAGGGCGAATTTAGTTATACGGGCTAGACTCGAAACCAGGTGAGCTATGCATGACCAGGTTGAAACCCCCGTGACAGGGGGCGGAGGACCGAACCGGTGCCTGCTGAAACAGTCTCGGATGAGTTGTGTATAGGAGTGAAAAGCTAACCGAACCTGGAGATAGCTAGTTCTCCCCGAAATGTATTTAGGTACAGCCTCGGATGTTGACCGTGGCGTGTAGAGCACTGACAAGGCTCGGGGGCCTACCAGCCTACCAACCCTTATCAAACTCCGAAGCGTCACGTGTTTTAGTCCGGGAGTGAGGCTGCGTGAGATAACTTTCGTAGCCGAAAGGGAAACAACCCAGACCGCCAGCTAAGGTCCCCAAATAATCGCTCAGTGGTTAAGGATGTGCCGTTGCACAGACAGCCAGGAGGTTGGCTTAGAAGCAGCCACCCTTTAAAGAGTGCGTAATAGCTCACTGGTCGAGTGACGGTGCGCCGAAAATGATCGGGGCTTAAGCGATTTACCGAAGCTGCGGATTCGATCTGCTTTGCAGATCGTCTGGTAGGGGAGCGTTCAGTCCGCTGAGAAGCATGACCGGAAGGACATGTGGAGCCGACTGAAGTGCGGATGCCGGCATGAGTAACGATAAAAGAAGTGAGAATCTTCTTCGCCGTAAGGACAAGGGTTCCTGGGGAAGGGTCGTCCGCCCAGGGAAAGTCGGGACCTAAGGTGAGGCCGAAAGGCGTAATCGATGGACAGCAGGTCAAGATTCCTGCACTACATATGGGAAGTGATGGAGGGACGCATTAGGCTATCCAATGCCGAGCTATGGCTATGCCGGTTGGTATACATAGGCTGTTTGGGTCAGAAAATCTACCAAACATTAGGCTGAGGTATATCGGGAGTCCTTCGGGATGAAGTTGGAAACGCCAGGGTGCCAAGAAAAGCTTCTAAACGTTGAACCATATGTACCCGTACCGCAAACCGACACAGGTGTCCGAGTGTCAATGCACTAAGGCGCGCGAGAGAACCCTCGTTAAGGAACTTTGCAATCTCACCCCGTAACTTCGGAAGAAGGGGTCCCCACTTCGAGTGGGGCGCAGTGAATAGGCCCAGGCGACTGTTTACCAAAATCACAGCACTCTGCAAACACGAACAGTGGACGTATAGGGTGTGACGCCTGCCCGGTGCCGGAAGGTCAAAGGGAGCGGTGCAAGCTGCAAACTGAAGCCCCGGTGAACGGCGGCCGTAACTATAACGGTCCTAAGGTAGCGAAATTCCTTGTCGGGTAAGTTCCGACCTGCACGAAAGGCGTAACGATCTGGGCGCTGTCTCAACGAGGGACTCGGTGAAATTGAATTGGCTGTAAAGATGCGGCCTACCCGTAGCAGGACGAAAAGACCCCGTGGAGCTTTACTATAGTCTGGCATTGGAATTCGGGTTGTTCTGCGTAGCATAGGTGGGAGTCTGTGAAACTGGCCTCTTGGGGTCGGTGGAGACATCAGTGAAATACCACCCTGAACAACCTGACTTTCTAACCTGCGGTTTGAAACCGCAGGGACCGTGCTTGGCGGGTAGTTTGACTGGGGCGGTCGCCTCCTAAAGAGTAACGGAGGCGCCCAAAGGTCACCTCAAGACGGTTGGAAATCGTCTGTAGAGCGCAAAGGTATAAGGTGGCTTGACTGCAAGAATGACAGGTCGAGCAGGCACGAAAGTGGGGCTTAGTGAACCGGTGGTACCGCGTGGAAGGGCCATCGATCAACGGATAAAAGTTACCCCGGGGATAACAGGCTGATCTCCCCCGAGAGTCCATATCGGCGGGGAGGTTTGGCACCTCGATGTCGGCTCGTCGCATCCTGGGGCTGAAGAAGGTCCCAAGGGTTGGGCTGTTCGCCCATTAAAGCGGCACGCGAGCTGGGTTCAGAACGTCGTGAGACAGTTCGGTCTCTATCCGCTACGGGCGTAGGAAATTTGAGGGGGGTTGCTCCTAGTACGAGAGGACCGGAGTGAACGAACCGCTGGTCTCCCTGCTGTCGTACCAACGGCACATGCAGGGTAGCTATGTTCGGAAAGGATAACCGCTGAAAGCATCTAAGCGGGAAGCCCACCCCAAGATGAGATTTCCCGCTCTTATAGAGGTAAGTCTCCCGGAAGACCACCGGGTTAAGAGGTCAGGCGTGTAAGTGCAGCAATGTACTTAGCGGACTGGTGCTCATCAGACGAGGTCTTGACCATCAACATGCCCTTATTTCGCAGCTGGGTTCCCCAGCTGCACGCTCTTCTGTTCTTGCATTGACTCTTCAGTCCGCTGTTTTTTCTTTACGCTTTTTTTGAGTTGTATCCACAACATCGGATACCCCCGTGCCGTGAGCGCCTCGGAACCACCCCACTCCATGCCGAACTGGGTCGTGAAACGTGGCAGCGCCTATGATACTTGGACCGCAGGGTCCTGGGAAAGTCGGTCAGTGCGGGGGTTTTTTTATGCGGGAGTAGCTCAGCTGGTAGAGCACTACCTTGCCAAGGTAGATGTCGCGAGTTCGAATCTCGTCTCCCGCTCCATTTCTTAAAGCCTCACTCTGTTCCGAGTGGGGCTTTTTTCTGTTATTTAGACCAGCATCTTTTTCACGAGAGGAGCCCCATGCCTGATCAGCCCCCATTCTATTTCGATGTGACCCATCATGATGGCCGCGCGCGCCTAGGTAAATTACAGACGCCTCACGGTGAAGTTCAGACTCCCCTCTTTATGCCTGTCGGTACTCAGGGCACTGTAAAGGGTCTGTCGCCCAGAGAGCTGCAGGAGACCGGTTCGCAGATCGTCCTCTCCAACACTTACCATTTGATGCTCCGGCCCGGTGAAGAACTGGTCGCAGCGCACGGTGGTCTGCAGGGATTTAGCGGCTACCCTGGTCCCTTCCTGACCGACTCGGGCGGTTTTCAGGTAATGAGCCTGGGGCACCTCCGGAAAATCCGGGAAGAAGGGGTCACCTTTAAAAGCCACCTGGATGGCCGGCAGATTGAGCTCTCGCCTGAGCGCAGTA
It includes:
- the dnaE gene encoding DNA polymerase III subunit alpha, whose protein sequence is AAPHIHLPDGSCCAPKRFAHLHQHTQYSLLDGAAKLKDLLKWAKETSPGDPALAMTDHGNMHGAVHFYNYAQAEGVKPILGYEAYVVPGFGTRRDRTRGQDGEKGIYHLTLLARDFEGYQNLCRLSSRGYTEGYYYKPRIDHELLQEYSKGVIAFSGCLGSEVQQLLLMGREDAAKERLLWYRDLFGENYYIEIQNHGLKEQDRNNPVLKAWAQELGIGMVATNDGHYVKKDDATAHETLLAIQTKATLADENRFKFPCDEFYVKSLEEMQQALPVAEWGEEIFDNSANIADLCNVELPVGKKRVYQMPALPIPEGRSMAEEMRVQTYAGMMKRYPAHATEGLLRDYAVRSLEQLGEADAARITARAGCQAADCSLEDLLTLLAFMGSEWEARGKAAGEKFTPYPALSGMEAQAETGELPGYAHEDCRRASVQDSDTAIDPGTEELSEETTRAHWRHALTVLRRAEYELSVINNMGFPDYFLIVADYINWAKDQNISVGPGRGSGAGSLVAYAMRITNLDPLEFDLLFERFLNPDRVSMPDFDIDFNDARRMEVVEYVQRKYGEDKVAQIATFGTMSSKACLKDVARVMSVEYGKVDKVSKLIPVKFGKSYSLEQAREAVPDIAQMLEADEELKTAYEFAQRLEGLTRHASVHAAGVVIGREELTNLVPVMRDTSGSGIVCQYDMKSVEDIGLIKMDFLGLRTLSFLDEARRILRESKGLEMDFDTIPFDDEKTFDLMSRGDTKGVFQLEGAGIADASRRLRPRRLADIIALSALYRPGPMENIPTYVRRHHGQEEVTYEDFPTAEKWLEPILRETYGIPVYQEQIMQIASDVAGYSLGEADLLRRAMGKKIAAEMQKQRVLFVEGAGKRGVPDSEANKLFDLLDAFANYGFNKSHSAAYGVITYQTAWLKANYPVEFMAALLTVERRDSDKVAEYVSDAHKMDVRVLPPDINRSSADFAVAGEEIYFGLYAIKGLGESAVQRILEERERGGAYHSLADFASRIDNKTCNRKGLESLIKSGAFDAFGERRQLLESLEDALKWAVKAARDASNGMDSLFGAETVLPEPELKTDVEPFTELERLAAEKEALGLYISGHPLEQHEGLREAASCRIADLDSWFEVQPRKGKRIKAVLAGMIEGVQKKPTKSGGMMARFILADESGQIELVAFSRAYDRIEHKLVNDTPGLVIVELEAEDGGLRAIAEEIVSIEQLEDVPKVMYVNIDLESADPDAVGEFQSILDEHAGPMPTYLRLETPEQFVLYQLEHNMGSPAAIRALNDTFAWANAYLAYDQQTILGRFAPKPPAWMNRKQAMQA
- a CDS encoding DUF72 domain-containing protein — its product is MSRTDTELVPVKAGCAGWSVASGRSDFVELPGSVLERYASRLDAVEINISFYRPHRRSTYERWAASTPAQFRFSVKVPKAITHTARLKGSEAELAAFLEQVSGLGGKLGCLLVQLPPSLDFDAGTAHAFFENLRSQISVPTVCEPRHSGWFTPEAEAALTEHQIGRVAADPAPKRVGEAAAQPGGDPQTAYYRWHGSPRMYYSAYEPPALDALATQVRHCTAQDIWVIFDNTAAGAGVGNALALKEMLQP